A single genomic interval of Mycobacterium sp. DL592 harbors:
- a CDS encoding toluene-4-monooxygenase system B family protein translates to MALLPLTALFEGDILELLIPVDDGDSVESVSQQIAHHVVGRRVARRDAPIRLRHNGSVLDPALAIGAAGVAPLDHVEAFYG, encoded by the coding sequence ATGGCACTTCTGCCCCTGACCGCCCTGTTCGAGGGCGACATCCTGGAACTGCTCATCCCGGTGGACGACGGCGACTCCGTGGAATCGGTGAGCCAGCAGATCGCCCACCACGTCGTCGGCCGCCGAGTAGCCCGCAGGGACGCCCCGATCCGGTTGCGGCACAACGGTTCCGTGCTGGACCCCGCACTGGCGATCGGCGCTGCCGGAGTAGCGCCGCTCGACCACGTCGAGGCCTTCTATGGGTGA
- a CDS encoding Rieske 2Fe-2S domain-containing protein: protein MGETLAWTPVATVDDLWEGEVGEFYAGDQPILLAHLRTGEIRAYEGTCPHAGFPLGDGEVVDDVLTCSAHSWEFDLTTGDGVNPPGCRLRSYPVRRDGDQIAVLLNGDNT, encoded by the coding sequence ATGGGTGAGACGCTGGCCTGGACGCCGGTGGCCACCGTCGACGACCTGTGGGAAGGCGAGGTCGGCGAGTTCTACGCCGGCGATCAACCGATCCTGTTGGCGCACTTACGCACCGGCGAGATCCGCGCCTACGAGGGCACCTGCCCACACGCCGGCTTCCCACTCGGTGACGGCGAGGTCGTCGACGACGTCCTGACCTGCTCGGCGCACAGCTGGGAGTTCGACCTAACCACCGGCGACGGCGTGAACCCGCCCGGCTGCCGGCTACGCAGCTATCCGGTGCGCCGCGACGGCGACCAGATCGCGGTACTTCTGAATGGAGACAACACATGA
- a CDS encoding MarR family winged helix-turn-helix transcriptional regulator — MLARRAAEANDLSSTQLRVLTWLYVGPPPAARSTTLARELNVSDPTVSDAIGTLARKGLITRQRDPSDRRSHELILTAAGRKVAASVHRWTAPAEIATSKLDRVDSEQLLDSLITVLGQLHEAGLLPVSRACSTCAHLGVGEGPRDYRCLFYDTPMAVSDLRVDCADHVAAG; from the coding sequence GTGCTGGCCCGGCGCGCGGCCGAAGCCAACGACCTCTCGAGCACCCAGTTGCGGGTGCTCACCTGGTTGTACGTCGGGCCGCCGCCGGCTGCCCGCAGCACCACGCTGGCCCGCGAGCTCAACGTGTCCGATCCCACGGTCAGTGACGCCATCGGGACGCTGGCCCGTAAGGGTTTGATCACCCGTCAGCGCGATCCGTCCGACCGGCGCAGCCACGAGCTGATCCTGACCGCCGCCGGTCGCAAGGTGGCCGCCTCGGTGCATCGCTGGACCGCACCAGCCGAGATCGCCACCTCGAAGCTGGACCGGGTCGACAGCGAGCAGCTGCTGGACAGCCTGATCACGGTGCTGGGGCAGTTGCACGAGGCGGGCCTGCTGCCGGTGAGCCGGGCGTGCAGTACGTGCGCGCATCTCGGGGTGGGGGAGGGACCGCGCGACTATCGCTGTCTGTTCTACGACACCCCGATGGCTGTTTCGGATCTGCGAGTGGACTGCGCCGACCA
- a CDS encoding carbonic anhydrase: protein MTVTDEYLANNVEYAKTFTGPLPLPPSKHVAVVACMDARLDVYRILGLNDGEAHVIRNAGGVVTDDEIRSLAISQRLLGTKEIILIHHTDCGMLTFTDDAFKRDLQDETGIKPEWAAEAFPDVEEDVRQSLRRIELSPFVTKHESLRGFVFDVATGKLNEVVL from the coding sequence GTGACCGTCACCGACGAATACCTGGCCAACAACGTCGAGTACGCCAAGACCTTCACCGGTCCGCTGCCACTGCCGCCGAGCAAGCATGTCGCGGTGGTCGCGTGCATGGATGCGCGCCTGGACGTCTACCGGATTCTGGGTCTGAACGACGGTGAGGCGCATGTGATCCGCAATGCCGGCGGGGTGGTCACCGATGACGAGATCCGCTCGCTGGCGATCAGCCAGCGGCTGCTGGGCACCAAGGAGATCATCCTCATCCACCACACCGACTGCGGCATGCTGACGTTCACCGACGACGCGTTCAAGCGCGACCTGCAGGACGAGACCGGCATCAAGCCGGAGTGGGCGGCCGAGGCGTTCCCGGACGTGGAAGAGGATGTGCGCCAGTCGTTGCGCCGTATCGAGCTCAGCCCGTTCGTCACCAAGCACGAGTCGCTGCGCGGGTTCGTCTTCGATGTCGCGACCGGCAAGCTCAACGAGGTCGTTCTCTGA
- a CDS encoding YHS domain-containing protein, with protein sequence MPKLSRSDWYDLARDTNWTFRYVTEEEAFPEALSGSHRVSAEGWLKWDEPYKIGYREYVHNQVTKDTTTYSLKNAIGRSKLFDSLDPGWKSVIVAHYGAITMPEYLASIGEARMGRFGRAAAWRNTATFGTLDEVRHGQIQAFFPYGLLDKEPRGDWALKAFHTNDWIVLAVRYLFDDMFVANDATSIALQLTFTLETGFTNLQFLGMAADAIDVGDLEFGALISSIQTDEARHAQQGEPTIKVLIENGEKEWGQFLIDHMFWRSWRIFALLTGLSMDYYTPLESRRMSFKEFIEDWVVKQFADQFRDFGLDYPWYWQEFIDELTWYHHAIHLGVWNYRPTVWWNPDAGVSAEERLWLEEKYPGWNRDFGKHWDVITENVRNGDIAATLPETLPITCNLCQLPIVRAAGVIRGAHTDPAPLTHVHDGRKYLFCSEPCRWIFTQRPERFAGHQSLIDRVLAGAVGPATSDTGEISPPDLGTVLEYFGLSPEEQGRDADDYAWAKKS encoded by the coding sequence ATGCCCAAACTTTCCCGCAGCGACTGGTACGACCTGGCTCGCGACACCAACTGGACGTTCCGCTACGTCACCGAGGAGGAGGCGTTCCCCGAGGCGCTCTCCGGCTCGCACCGCGTATCGGCCGAGGGCTGGCTCAAATGGGACGAGCCCTACAAGATCGGCTACCGCGAGTACGTCCACAACCAGGTCACCAAAGACACCACCACCTACTCACTGAAGAACGCCATCGGGCGCTCCAAGCTCTTCGATTCCCTGGACCCCGGCTGGAAGTCGGTGATCGTCGCGCACTACGGGGCGATCACCATGCCCGAGTACCTCGCCTCCATCGGTGAGGCCCGGATGGGCCGGTTCGGCCGGGCCGCCGCCTGGCGCAACACCGCGACCTTCGGCACGCTCGACGAGGTTCGGCACGGACAGATCCAGGCGTTCTTCCCCTACGGTCTGCTCGACAAGGAACCCCGGGGTGACTGGGCGCTCAAGGCATTTCACACCAACGACTGGATCGTGCTCGCGGTGCGCTATCTGTTCGACGACATGTTCGTCGCCAACGACGCCACCTCGATCGCACTGCAGCTGACGTTCACCCTCGAGACCGGGTTCACCAATCTGCAGTTCCTTGGCATGGCCGCCGATGCCATCGACGTCGGCGACCTGGAGTTCGGCGCGCTGATCTCCTCGATCCAGACCGATGAGGCCCGCCACGCCCAGCAGGGCGAGCCCACCATCAAGGTGCTCATCGAGAACGGCGAGAAGGAGTGGGGCCAGTTCCTGATCGACCACATGTTCTGGCGGTCCTGGCGGATCTTCGCGCTGCTGACCGGACTGTCGATGGACTACTACACCCCGCTGGAGAGCCGGCGGATGAGCTTCAAGGAGTTCATCGAGGACTGGGTGGTCAAGCAGTTCGCCGACCAGTTCCGCGACTTCGGCCTCGACTACCCCTGGTATTGGCAGGAATTCATCGACGAGCTGACGTGGTATCACCACGCGATCCACCTCGGGGTGTGGAACTACCGCCCGACGGTGTGGTGGAACCCCGACGCCGGGGTGTCAGCCGAGGAGCGGCTGTGGCTCGAGGAGAAGTACCCCGGCTGGAACCGCGACTTCGGCAAGCACTGGGACGTCATCACCGAGAACGTCCGCAACGGGGACATCGCCGCGACGCTGCCCGAGACACTGCCGATCACCTGCAACCTGTGCCAGCTGCCGATCGTGCGGGCTGCCGGCGTCATTCGGGGAGCACATACCGACCCCGCGCCGCTGACCCACGTCCACGACGGCCGCAAGTATCTGTTCTGCTCCGAGCCGTGCCGGTGGATCTTCACCCAGCGCCCCGAGCGCTTCGCCGGCCACCAGTCGCTGATCGACCGGGTGCTCGCCGGAGCCGTTGGACCGGCGACATCAGACACCGGTGAGATCAGCCCGCCTGACCTCGGCACGGTGCTGGAGTACTTCGGCCTGTCGCCGGAGGAACAGGGCCGCGACGCCGACGACTACGCGTGGGCCAAGAAGAGCTAG